In Oscillatoria sp. FACHB-1406, the DNA window CTTCTGGATAAATATCTGGGTCATCAGACGCAATTCTTAGCTCCTCTAAACTGAAATAAAGTTTTCGCTCTAAATAGTGTGAAGTGATTTCGCCGTCGCTCCAGTAAATTTTACAAGTCTGAAAATAACTATAAGAATCCCAATCTCCGTCATTTTCTTGATATTTTTCAACAATTTCTTTTGAAGCTTTTGCCAGAGTTTCAGAAATCTCAAATAAATTTGAAATTTGTGAAAGGGTTGAATCGGAACTGACTAAATCCCAGTCAGTTAGAATTCGATAAACTTCGGGATTAAAGAAAATTGGAGCATCACTATAGTCATCAGAGTAAAGATTAAGGGACTTTAAAAACTTGAGATTTATGAATAATTTATAATTATTCAGTGCCTCGAAGTTCATCCAGGAGAATGAAGTAGGATTGTCGCTAATTTCGGGCAAAGAACTATGAATTTTTTCACAAGCTACCGTATCAATGGGGTAATCAAACTGTCGGGAGATTCCCTTAAGCTTTAAAATGACTCCGCCATGATGAGCAACGATCTCTTCAGCGTTCTTGCGGAGAGCGACAAATGCGGCTGGGTAAAAAGTTCTAGAAATTTCCGATAAGCCCAGGATTTCATCGACAGAACAGTTGAGAATTATCGCTAAATCCTTAAGCCCGCTTGAGGGAATATTCGTTTTACCGGACTCCCAACGTTGGACGGTTTGCTGAGTTGTCTTCAATTTTTCAGCAAGAGCAATTTGGGTCAAATTATGGGCTTGACGCAATTCTTTTATTTTATTCACGGAACTTTTACACATTTTACGCGTATTTACAAGATAGCACATTACACGCTTAAT includes these proteins:
- a CDS encoding helix-turn-helix transcriptional regulator yields the protein MCYLVNTRKMCKSSVNKIKELRQAHNLTQIALAEKLKTTQQTVQRWESGKTNIPSSGLKDLAIILNCSVDEILGLSEISRTFYPAAFVALRKNAEEIVAHHGGVILKLKGISRQFDYPIDTVACEKIHSSLPEISDNPTSFSWMNFEALNNYKLFINLKFLKSLNLYSDDYSDAPIFFNPEVYRILTDWDLVSSDSTLSQISNLFEISETLAKASKEIVEKYQENDGDWDSYSYFQTCKIYWSDGEITSHYLERKLYFSLEELRIASDDPDIYPEAHLGERFIIEEDEDGYFEFLNLNQIAAIEVPAIQYWQVACEVQPELLNARNLSIYMPPALSQVEIARED